A region of Bacillota bacterium DNA encodes the following proteins:
- the dnaN gene encoding DNA polymerase III subunit beta translates to MIIKYFQESLSKHLEVVEKALPGKTTLPVLNNILVQKKGNELTFVATNLEIGIRTTLGVEEQQVQLEPADDGSLNEVLMPAKIIDIIRHLPKNHEVEINVDEQTCNIDIRGGESKFNLKGVMADEFPDVEEKKNQKKPLTLKETELKKMIRNTIFATSTEEARPAFTGVLFAVEGGKLNLIASDTYRLAVEEREVDPWEYEGSDYLVPARALRELSKLLMDDEEGDVLIYPQDNQLIFSFRHVYFITRLIEEKFPDFRRVIPTEVISKIKLNRADFEEIIGRASLVCDNLSRAVGLKLKENMLQVKASSAWGKMEEEMPVHSKEGEDIEILLNVKFLADIFKLGESENVEIEFSGREAPMIIRPENSKEFLYLVLPIKIEKTL, encoded by the coding sequence ATGATCATCAAATATTTCCAAGAATCGCTTAGCAAACATCTCGAGGTGGTGGAGAAAGCCCTTCCCGGAAAAACCACCTTGCCCGTACTCAACAATATCCTTGTTCAGAAAAAAGGCAACGAACTGACATTTGTGGCTACCAACCTTGAAATAGGGATAAGGACCACACTTGGAGTGGAAGAACAACAGGTACAACTTGAACCTGCTGACGACGGTTCGCTGAACGAGGTCCTGATGCCTGCAAAAATTATCGATATAATAAGGCACTTGCCCAAAAATCATGAAGTGGAGATCAATGTCGATGAACAAACTTGCAATATTGACATCAGGGGGGGAGAGTCAAAATTCAACCTGAAAGGGGTGATGGCGGACGAATTTCCCGACGTTGAGGAGAAAAAAAATCAAAAGAAGCCCCTGACACTGAAAGAGACGGAACTTAAAAAGATGATCAGGAATACCATTTTCGCCACTTCCACGGAAGAGGCCAGGCCGGCCTTTACCGGAGTGTTGTTTGCGGTCGAGGGGGGCAAGTTGAACCTTATTGCTTCGGATACCTACCGATTGGCTGTCGAAGAAAGAGAAGTTGATCCCTGGGAATATGAAGGCAGCGATTACCTGGTACCGGCCCGGGCTTTGAGGGAACTTTCAAAGCTGTTGATGGATGATGAAGAAGGGGATGTGCTCATCTATCCACAGGACAACCAGCTGATATTTTCTTTCCGCCATGTTTATTTCATCACGAGGTTGATCGAGGAAAAATTCCCCGATTTTCGAAGGGTGATACCCACCGAGGTGATTTCAAAAATCAAATTGAACCGTGCAGATTTTGAGGAAATCATTGGACGGGCTTCGCTGGTATGTGACAATCTGAGCCGGGCGGTGGGCCTTAAACTGAAGGAAAATATGTTGCAGGTTAAAGCTTCTTCGGCGTGGGGGAAGATGGAAGAAGAGATGCCCGTTCATTCCAAAGAGGGGGAAGATATAGAGATTCTGCTGAATGTAAAATTTTTGGCGGACATCTTCAAACTCGGCGAATCCGAAAATGTGGAGATTGAGTTCAGCGGTCGGGAAGCGCCGATGATCATCAGGCCTGAAAATAGCAAGGAATTTCTCTATCTGGTCTTGCCCATCAAAATAGAGAAAACTCTTTAG
- a CDS encoding DUF370 domain-containing protein has product MFLHIGESRIVFSKDIVGIFSLDIRDKEVNRQFLEFSPKDGDFKDEATGGENKSFIVTTDRVFFSPISSYALARRKKKS; this is encoded by the coding sequence ATGTTTTTGCACATAGGAGAGTCCCGGATTGTTTTCTCGAAGGACATCGTGGGGATATTCAGTCTGGATATAAGGGACAAAGAGGTGAATCGTCAATTTCTTGAATTTTCCCCCAAAGATGGGGACTTCAAGGATGAAGCTACAGGCGGGGAAAACAAATCGTTCATAGTTACCACAGACAGGGTTTTTTTCTCCCCGATATCATCTTACGCGCTGGCCAGAAGGAAGAAAAAATCCTGA
- the recF gene encoding DNA replication/repair protein RecF, with amino-acid sequence MYLEKIGVNNFRNYALAGIEPGPNLNVIYGENAQGKTNLLEAIYFIFSAISHRTRKDKELIRWNSDFFKIQGEVHLGDGPRSLQIDYHRLKGKTIKINYHQMTVDQYFSHFPVVIFYPQDIFLLTGGPAVRRRFLNTEITRLYPHYYHQLIKYYRILAQRNNILKSGVFYHDDSPDTWGEFLADCGSRIIRERIKYLGRMEKYASRFQGYFTGGKEDIKLEYKSKVNINGLTGDGGNKGIHEIKNNFLEALERRKEEELKRGYTLVGPHVDDMSVLLNNREIKKASSQGQQRTTIISLKMAQASMLKEEKKEEPLLLMDDCFSELDRRRSYQVLEMIEENKIQCFITSYERLDLPGKMETLFFRIDKGNISCG; translated from the coding sequence TTGTATCTTGAAAAAATCGGCGTCAATAATTTTCGCAATTATGCGCTTGCCGGTATAGAGCCCGGTCCCAATCTCAATGTAATTTACGGGGAAAATGCACAGGGGAAGACGAATCTGCTTGAGGCAATCTATTTTATCTTTTCCGCCATATCGCATCGCACCCGGAAAGATAAAGAATTGATAAGATGGAATTCAGATTTTTTCAAGATACAGGGCGAGGTGCACCTGGGGGATGGACCGCGAAGCCTGCAGATAGATTATCATCGGTTGAAGGGAAAAACGATAAAAATAAATTACCATCAGATGACCGTTGACCAGTATTTTTCACATTTCCCCGTGGTCATCTTCTACCCACAGGATATATTTCTGCTAACGGGGGGGCCGGCAGTTCGCCGGCGTTTTTTGAATACGGAGATTACCCGGCTTTATCCCCATTATTACCATCAACTGATCAAATATTACCGCATCCTTGCCCAGCGAAACAATATATTGAAAAGCGGGGTTTTTTATCATGATGATTCCCCTGACACATGGGGTGAATTTCTGGCTGATTGCGGCAGCAGGATTATCCGGGAAAGAATAAAATATTTGGGCAGAATGGAGAAGTATGCTTCCCGTTTTCAGGGGTATTTTACCGGTGGCAAGGAAGATATAAAACTGGAATACAAAAGCAAAGTGAACATAAACGGCCTGACAGGGGACGGGGGGAACAAAGGTATACATGAAATAAAAAACAATTTCCTGGAAGCCCTGGAGCGGAGGAAAGAGGAGGAACTGAAAAGGGGATACACGCTGGTGGGCCCGCATGTGGATGACATGTCCGTCTTGCTGAACAACAGGGAAATAAAAAAAGCCTCATCCCAGGGCCAGCAACGCACCACCATTATTTCGCTCAAGATGGCGCAAGCATCGATGCTGAAAGAAGAAAAAAAAGAAGAGCCGCTCCTGCTCATGGATGATTGTTTCTCGGAACTGGATCGGCGCAGAAGCTACCAGGTGCTGGAAATGATCGAGGAAAACAAAATACAATGTTTCATTACCAGTTATGAACGACTGGATCTTCCCGGAAAAATGGAAACATTGTTTTTCAGGATTGATAAGGGGAACATTAGTTGTGGATAA
- a CDS encoding DUF721 domain-containing protein — protein sequence MDNIGEIIKKILHKKGLLEVVKQQEVLIKWAEMVGEKIAARTKAVKINKGVLWVKVSDSVWTHHLAMLKPKILTRMGDSFEKETVKDIYFFVGEVEGNDTVSPERREDRKRPYLQDFSREEIEEILELIPNQQQEIKQKIKIILEKGSKGR from the coding sequence GTGGATAATATTGGTGAAATAATAAAAAAAATATTGCACAAGAAAGGTCTCCTGGAGGTCGTCAAACAGCAAGAGGTGTTGATTAAATGGGCAGAGATGGTCGGAGAGAAGATTGCAGCCAGGACAAAGGCGGTTAAAATCAACAAGGGCGTTCTATGGGTGAAGGTGAGTGATTCTGTATGGACACATCACCTGGCGATGTTGAAACCCAAGATATTGACAAGAATGGGGGACAGTTTTGAAAAAGAAACGGTCAAGGACATCTATTTTTTTGTAGGCGAGGTGGAAGGGAACGATACAGTGTCCCCGGAGAGGAGGGAAGACCGGAAGCGTCCATATCTTCAGGATTTCAGCCGTGAGGAAATAGAAGAAATTCTTGAATTGATTCCGAACCAGCAGCAGGAAATAAAGCAGAAAATCAAGATCATACTGGAGAAAGGAAGCAAGGGGCGCTAG
- the gyrB gene encoding DNA topoisomerase (ATP-hydrolyzing) subunit B, with the protein MVGKIEDSIYGASQIQVLEGLEAVRKRPSMYIGSTSERGLHQLIFEVIDNSIDESLAGYCKNIEIVIDEDNTVFIKDDGRGIPVEEHRESKRPALEVVMTVLHAGGKFNQESYSVAGGLHGVGLSVVNALAEWLEVEVNRDGKVYYQRYERGRPTAEIKEIGQRRGSGTSITFKADDTIFENIKYDYDTVAQRLRELAFLNKGLKIKFTDRRIKKEDTFIYEGGISSFVRYLNKNKEVITDDPIHIEKSREGHHMEIALQYNMGYSESIYTFANNIRTIEGGTHELGFKSSLTRLLNDFGRKSGLLKDNQPNLGGDDVREGLTAVVSVKLKEPQFEGQTKTKLGNSEIRGAVESVLYENLEMFFEQNPHVVKKIMEKCIRASQAREAARKARELTRRQNALEFLGLPGKLADCVSKDPGESELFIVEGDSAGGSAKQARDRIFQAVLPLRGKILNVEKARLDRILGNEEIRTLITAIGTGIGEELRIEKARYQKIIIMTDADVDGAHIRTLLLTFIFRFMEPIISAGFVYIAQPPLYKVKKGRMERYIYNEEKLAELLQEIGHDNIAIQRYKGLGEMNPEQLWDTTMNPETRIIKRVELFDVFQTDEILGILMGDKVEPRREFIETHALEVQNLDV; encoded by the coding sequence ATGGTCGGGAAAATAGAAGATAGTATTTACGGTGCTTCTCAAATACAGGTTCTGGAGGGGCTTGAAGCGGTAAGAAAAAGGCCCAGCATGTATATAGGCTCCACTTCCGAACGAGGTCTGCATCAATTGATATTCGAGGTTATAGATAACAGTATCGATGAATCACTGGCCGGCTACTGCAAGAACATAGAAATAGTTATCGATGAGGACAATACTGTGTTTATCAAAGATGATGGCCGCGGTATTCCCGTTGAAGAACACCGGGAAAGCAAGCGGCCCGCCCTGGAAGTGGTCATGACAGTCTTGCATGCTGGTGGCAAATTCAATCAGGAAAGCTACAGCGTGGCAGGAGGGCTGCACGGGGTGGGATTGTCGGTTGTCAACGCTTTGGCGGAATGGTTGGAAGTTGAAGTCAACAGGGATGGAAAGGTATATTATCAGCGTTATGAGAGAGGACGACCAACCGCAGAAATCAAAGAAATCGGGCAGAGAAGGGGGTCCGGAACATCGATCACTTTCAAGGCCGACGATACCATCTTTGAAAACATCAAATATGATTATGATACCGTGGCTCAAAGGTTGCGCGAACTGGCTTTTCTGAACAAGGGGCTGAAGATAAAATTTACCGACAGGCGGATAAAAAAGGAAGATACCTTCATCTATGAAGGGGGGATCTCCTCATTTGTCCGGTATCTGAATAAAAACAAAGAAGTGATTACCGATGACCCGATCCACATAGAGAAAAGCCGGGAAGGGCACCACATGGAAATTGCCCTCCAGTACAACATGGGTTACAGTGAATCCATTTATACATTCGCCAACAACATCAGAACAATCGAGGGAGGTACCCATGAGCTGGGTTTCAAGAGTTCGTTGACGCGTTTGTTGAACGATTTCGGGCGAAAAAGCGGCCTGCTGAAGGACAACCAGCCCAATCTCGGTGGAGATGACGTCAGGGAAGGCCTTACCGCGGTGGTAAGTGTAAAATTGAAAGAACCCCAGTTTGAAGGTCAAACCAAAACAAAACTTGGTAACAGCGAAATCCGTGGGGCGGTGGAAAGTGTACTTTATGAAAATCTGGAGATGTTCTTTGAGCAGAATCCGCATGTGGTAAAAAAAATAATGGAAAAATGTATCCGTGCCTCACAAGCCAGGGAGGCGGCACGCAAAGCCCGCGAGCTGACCAGGAGGCAGAATGCACTGGAGTTCCTTGGCTTGCCTGGCAAACTGGCTGATTGTGTCAGCAAGGATCCTGGCGAGAGCGAGCTGTTTATCGTGGAAGGGGATTCTGCCGGGGGTTCAGCCAAGCAGGCCCGCGACCGTATATTTCAGGCGGTTTTACCCCTGAGAGGAAAAATATTGAACGTGGAGAAGGCACGTTTGGACAGGATCCTTGGCAACGAGGAAATAAGAACGTTGATTACAGCCATCGGCACCGGCATCGGCGAGGAACTGAGGATAGAGAAAGCACGTTACCAGAAGATCATCATCATGACCGATGCCGATGTGGATGGAGCCCACATCCGCACCCTGTTGCTGACCTTTATCTTTCGCTTCATGGAACCGATTATTTCTGCCGGATTCGTGTATATTGCCCAGCCCCCTCTTTACAAGGTAAAAAAGGGACGAATGGAAAGGTATATCTACAACGAGGAAAAATTGGCGGAGTTGTTGCAGGAAATAGGGCATGACAATATTGCCATCCAGCGCTACAAGGGGCTCGGGGAGATGAACCCCGAGCAGTTGTGGGATACAACCATGAACCCGGAGACACGGATCATCAAACGGGTGGAGTTGTTTGATGTTTTTCAAACTGACGAAATACTGGGCATTTTGATGGGGGATAAAGTAGAACCGCGCCGCGAATTTATCGAAACGCACGCACTTGAAGTGCAGAATCTCGATGTTTGA